The following DNA comes from Diprion similis isolate iyDipSimi1 chromosome 14, iyDipSimi1.1, whole genome shotgun sequence.
CTCCAGAAAGTGATTCAACCTATATTGTCAGCAATAATACTGCAGGTAAAAGTTacattatatgaaaaaaaaaaaaaaatcaatcaaccgAGTTACAGAGAGTTTTCTCAAGTATTTATTCCATacatttttgctttttttcatcagcacACTACAAAGCTGACGTTATACACCCAGATTCTGTTTTGATGACGGACACAACGACTACCGAAATGGATGCCAGTCAAAATCGTACGTCCGAAAGTCTGCCATTACAGGCATTGAAGGAAGCCCTTGATCGAGCTACGATTATCATTAATTCAGCAACACCAAATAACGTGGAAACGAGCCAATTTTCACCATTGCAAAGTCCCAACGTCTCAGGCATTGTATTTGATGAAACTGGTGCTAACGAAtcaatctttgaaaatttaaacagaTCAAAGCTGTGCATTAATAATTCAAGCGAGGAGATAAAAAGCATTGAACGATCGACAAATGGTGACCGTGATTCGCTACTTGCCACCGAAATAGCGACGACAGAAGAAGCTGTTGAAGAAAGTTTACCTGAAGATCGTTTAAGTATTGACGACAAcaacgaaaaatcaaaatgtgtGTCTTTCGGTCAAAAATCAGGATATATTTTTGATAGTACGACAgaatcaaaaataaatgacTCTTTGTTTCAAAGATTGCACGATTTTACGTGCAACGACTTGAATGGTGACGACACGCATGATGCAAACGACAGCCTGAACCGTTTGGCTGAGAAAAGTCTCACCTCAACAGCAATGATATTTTTAAGTGCTAAAAGTCAGGAAAAAGGTTGCAAAAGTTGCCAACACAAAAATTTACTTGCCAGACGAAGATCCCTTCCTGCCGGATTGGGGCACTTCAGATCTTTAAGCAACGTTTCACCGCTTGGAAGATTGCCCATTAGAAGAGGGGTAATACCATCTTTTATATCTCACTAATGCAACAGATCTCTAAGATCTTTTATGTAACATTTATCCGCAATTGttcgttgtttgttttttttctttaggaAGTTCCTGACAACACGGTGGAAGACTTGTACATTGACGATGAATTCGGAGAAAACTTGAACATAAACATGGTCTTTCTGGAAGATGAAGACGAGCCTAATGACCATGACATACTTTCCAGTCTGCTTCAATCATCCGATGCGTAATATAATTCATAATTCACATTTATTCTATATACTAGATTTTTCCCAGcctacgaagaaaaaaaaaaaaaaaaaaaaaaaaaaacaattacttCCAGTACTCTTTGTacgtttgataaatttttccaaattttttaaaattgagtTATAGATTTTTACGAAAGTAACCGTAAGATTGAAATATACTGACAGtagatattgtaaaaaaagaaccacACGATTAGCATCAACGATAACAAACTTATGACAGTGATTTTTCTAAACAATATCAAACACAtgcttttattttatcaataattttgtaTTCATTTGTACGTATAAGTAGTGATATGTTTCTAGAATTAGAAACAACATGatgtattttaatttctctttcATGAACTTGAGTCGAACATTCCAAAGTTGAAATTGGAGAATGACAAGTTTTGTGATAGTAAATGTACGTTCAAAAGGTATTGTATAACGCTATATAAGATATTtggtttaaaagaaaaaaaaaaaaataactacaaTCGTCAATATTGAAATGATAATATGTGTGGTTGAATTAAtgctataaataataaaatctgtTCCTATCGCACCAAAGACATATAGCGAGCACCAAAAAACAAGACGACCGAATCATCATTGCTTTTAAGAGTTATCAGTATTTAATGTGTCAGTTTGTTTCGTATTAAACTTGAACTAGGGATAAGTTTGTTTTATACCCGATCTAAACTTAATATGATATTCGATATTACCGACGATTCCTATAAATATGTTTTCCGTCCTTGAAGTATTTTACTCTCATGACCCAATgagaaaatgattattattattattactatttctatttgcttatataataaaacataTTGACTGAAATAATctcaataattatatttccataaatttttcatcacttgtGGGAGAAGAACGTTTCCAAGATGTACaagaaaagaattcattggtttatttatttacagacGATTAGATAGTTTGCGAAATATAACTTTACATAAATTACTTCGACATCTTCTGCCTTCTTCGCATTAATTGAATGGACTTgaaccattttttcttcttaacaaCACTAGACACACTTGTACGCATGCTGAACAAGGCCTCTTAGAATTTGCATTAGATTTCTTACAAGTAGGATACGAGATAGCCTTGATAATCGacacgtaataaaaaaaaatacattggGATAACTGACGAATACTATGAAAACGAATTTCATAACTTAATTAGTAAAGATCTTTCATTTGCAATGCAGAAATGTTTTGTGAATCAGCGAAGGCCTAGACACGTGACACAAgttcgagaaaataaaaaatgcttgGAGATATCTTACAACTAAAGTCAATTAAAACCTTCTTTTTGGAGAGAAACTTTACTCAATTTGATTTTGGATAGACTAGGTTGAAAACACAAAGGTTTAAATGGCCAGACCAAAAACAGATACGATACAATACATCGTTTTGTTCTCCCAGCGAACTGTGCAACTTCCATCCGTTGCATTATCCCAAAAGCAAGAACTTGCCGTATGCAAGCCCGCACCGTTCTTTTGCATGATGGTACAAGTCACTGGAATAAATATAGTTTTATATTTCCATGACTCAGTCTCAATCGGGAAAGCGCTTTATCTACATCAGCAGGCTAAAGAAATTGATCTTGACCTCGTACCccagaacaaaaaataacagCATCTCAACAGAGCAAAGATCAGACTGCGAAACTGAAAACAACCGGAAGTACTACTCCaagtaaaaatatgaagaaatatGAACGAAGTGCGTTTAAGGAGTGGCCCAGCTCGTTTTATCTCCCCTCTGCCACTCAGATTTCAACATTCATAGAGACCAGAGGCCTTGAAGATGGGTCGAGGTCATCAAAGTAATCGCAAACATCATAAGACGAAGGCACGTGTAAGTGAAAGTAatgtgacaaaaaataaaaatcaatcatcTAGCCACTACTCACCGATATATTTGTAAGGTTTCTGTAGCTTGGTGAGGTTTCCCAGGCAGGCTTCAACTACATGAGATGTCCATTGATTAACCTTAGTATGTTGGTAGGCGTTGCCCCCGATGGACACCTCGATCGCATCTTTTATTATCTTGCTGACATCGTCGACGACAAATTGGGTCTGAAATTAAAGAACTGCGTTAAATGCATGgcgattaaaataaaaaaaaaaaaaaacacaatagtAAAGTGGACAATCGAATGCTTGCAAGGGCGACGTAAACTCGGACCTTAACCTAAAAATCCTGCGAGTATAGaacagtaattaaaaaaacgttCCGCTTTACCTCCTCCTGCATATCTTCCATGGCTGATATTCAAACGAAATGCTGCCTCCGATCGTTAAGTTACGCTGGTAATGGGGTCAAATCGCTGGTTGACCAAAGATGAGACGTCAGATGCAGAGTCGCGACTAAGCAGAATCAGCGAGAGCCGTTTCTACACTTTCAATTCCGAAGCTGGGCCGGCGATTGAGGGACGAAAACTTTTGTATCCTAATCCCTGTTTACTGGCTCGACGTTGACTCTCGCCTTGTTTATATCGTCAACTGAGGAGGATCAGACCGGTCATCACTCATGACAGCTGTCAGGCAGGTAAAAAAGCGGAAAATCGACTCCGAAGTCCGAGGAATCGACCGAATCGACAGACTAGACAGCGACAAGATGGCGGACCCGGCAATTCACCTAACCTAAAATCGACACACACACCATGCAGAGAGTTGAATAATAACGTGAACCGAgggtaaaattgaattaaacgaAACTGTTTCTCAGTCCTCGAGGATAATAGAAATTACGTTGAATTCCGAGACTTGgccggaggaaaaaaaagggtgAAAACATGCTTGCCAGGCAGGTTAATCGCCTGAGATTGCACAGGTGCCAAGGATGTTGTACATCATTGATTTTTAACCAAGTATCGAGATCAATGAGTAAATATGATCCTCCGGAGGAAGAGGTCGAAAAACCTAAGCCGGCGTTAAAGAAGTGGCGGAAAGAGTGGGACGATGGAAGTTATAAGGTACAATCAAGATTGAAAGTTTGGGACCGCACGGACAGAGTTAAAGGACCCACGATGGAGAAGGTGGTAGAGTTTACAGATTCTTGGAATTCGGGTACAGCTGGGCTAAAGAAATTGTGGCATCAAAAGAGGATAGAAGTAGAGAAAGAGGACCAGCAGTTTATAAAAGAGAGACACGAAATTCTTGGTTCTAATTTAGCCACCAGTCATTTTCTCGTCCATCGCGGAGCCAAGGTTAAGTTTTTGGGGCGACCTGAGTGGGTGGAAAAAGATCCCAAAGGAAATTACAATCTGCCGTCATCCTTCGTGCCGGATTTTGTATTGGAAGCAATCGACTTAAATGGAATAGGTCTCTACTACGAAGGACTGGATAACATGCGCTACCTCAACGAACTCACATGGCTAAGTTTTAAGGGCTGCAAGACGATCGATGATTGGTGTCTGGATAAGATGTCGAGCTATTACCCAAAACTGAAATATCTGGATATATCGGATTGCGAACAAGTCACCGAACGTGGTCTCGAAGCTCTGTACAGAATACATTCTCTCAAGAAATTGATCGTTACTAACCACCACGCTTCCCCAGCTTTTGAATTGACCTGCATGATGCTGGAGGATTGTTCTTCCCAACTAAAAGTCGACATGAAACTACCGGTGAAGGATTCTGTGTCTGCAGAAGCCCAAACCTGAACGTATCGACACTAATCTAGCTTAGAATTCAATTTAACAGGAAATGAGTGTAACTTATTATAACGATGAGGATTAAAAGATAAAATTCAAACCGCTTTGTACTTAGATTTTGActcctttatttttctctcgccgtttttttacataatgtaACTCCACTTTGTTAGTCAGGCCGTAGTTCTTTATGTTTTCATTGTCGTTTACCAGCTGTGTACTGCCCAAGCATACGTTGTACTTTTTCCATACGTGCTTCCAGCTTATCTTCTTTGTTACCTTCTCTCTTTTCAGGGCCAAAAGCGTGTGACGTTTTATTGCCTTTTTCAAATCGAGAACCGTCGTGTTGTGAGGCGGCACCTTGTAtcagattataaaaaaaaatgttaaaaactaTTATAGCATAAAATTGATATTCCCAACTTGAAAACTCGTTGGTACAAAACATATAATCTACTAATATTTACCACAACAGAAAGCATCGGCAATTCTCCACGATTCAAGTAAAGTGTGATCGCTTGACCTTGAGCAACTGCTGACTGTGACTTGATTTCCTCAACTGTAGCATCGGCTGGAATTCCCGAAAACAGAGGATCGCTCtcaattattttgtttatcgcCTCTTTGGTCAGTTTGACTAGCTCGTCGTGGCCAAACTCCACAGCACATGGTGCAGATTTATTTTCCTCCACAGAGTCATCGACCTCTGATGTTGTAACGTTGCTCATTGCTGGAtctgaatgaaattcaatcgTATTTCTAGGtggatatgtatataaatatgcataagtattttgaatttaaactGAAATCTATGTCACTTTGCCATCGCAGGGAATGAAAGTTGATTCCAAACATTCCGTACAATCGCAACGCGTGCACATATAAGGGCCGAATAGTTTCTAATGATATAATGGATCAATTCCGCCTGCCGACCTATACCTAAGTGCTATATTACGTACATCGTAAGTCTCTACGACGCAGCTTGATCCGCGAGTTGAGAGTAAtgtgtaagaaaaagaaagaaggagagagagagggatttAAAAATAAGCAGGACCATGGATCCGCTTTTAGTAACGTCCTTCATCTCGGGCCGATAAATCCTCCGGCAACAAAGCCCGATGGAGACAAAGACAAAGTAAGCGAAAGGTATGCCATCCGCGAAACTATTGCAAATTAGAGCCGTTCCCCGGCATGTATGTATGGACGTAAGATCCCTGTGTAAGATGTATTCCACAGTATACAGTTGCGTACAGTCGCGACGTTTGGACGAATCATCGCGATAATGCACACATGCACGGatcatgcatgtatgtacaaatgtatgtataggtataatgccTACTCTACAGTGTGTGGTAGGGGACCCGCAGTCCATACACTTCTCTGACATAGCCGTAAAGATGAATAACATTCGCGGGAATTTATAATACCTAGAGCTGAGAGTTTATTCTTGGCAGAGATTTAATAGACGGTGTATATGCGTGTGTGCTCCGTgaaaagaggagagagagagagaaggaaagaagcGACGACGAGCGGTGGTAAGGTAAAGAGTTTTCGATCGGATACCTACAACTTATCCcgcgcgtcgtcgtcgtcgtcgtcgtcgtcgtgggtGATTATTTGACTATTAATGTAGGTACGTACACGAATAATACGGTTGCCGCGTCGCGTAGCGTCTCGTAAGCGGAGCGAAACGGCCGGCGCGGTACGAAATGAATCATTTGGACTAATGGCTAGAGGTATCGCGTATGAGTAATGTGAATTCTTTACCATTCGGTAGAGATCTAAACTaaactctctctctatcttagCAGCCGGAGACGACAACAAGTGTCGGGTACGACGCTTTGAGAATTCCCCTCGTCCCGACCGCAGGTTTTCGTCCCTGAACCCAGATGGCCGAGAGCCGGCGAAGTCGCGCGCGGTCGTTTACACTCGTGAGTCGAGCGAGAGAGggcggagaggagagagaggacTTCGCCTGTCGGTTTCGCCTGCATGCTTCGCCCAGCTTCGCCCAGCTTCGCCTCCGGGGACTTCGGTAATAAAGCGCGCGTGTTTGACAAGTAGCGGCGCCGCGGCTGCTGTGCGGCTCGGACTATATCGTTCGCGGAGAGAGACTTTGCTGCTTTTGCTAGCGTGTGCGTGAGCGTCAGCGTCGTTCTGCTTGATTCCCCGCGATGCCGGGTTTACCGAAGCTGCGAGTACTTACCGCGTACGACGCATGAATAGACAGACGGTTAGATAGGTGCGTGCATCGCGTAGGTACGTACTTACGTCCGAAACATACGTAGTACCTATGTACGCATGAGAACGAGAACGAGAACGAGAACGAGACTCGCGTCTCGCGCGCATTTCTTGACGAGGGGCCGAACTTTGTCGAACTGGGGTAACGAAGTTTGCCGAATACCGTGTAGCGCTACAAGTTCCGTGTGTGTTTCTCTCGTGTTTCTATTACGCGCGCGATTCCGGTGTGTTGGTAACGCGagtctctctctcgctctctcactcactcactcactcactcactcactctctctctgacTCTGGATGATTATTGTTGTGGTGTAGAGTGAGCTGCTGGTGGTGGTGTGGTGGTGGTTGTGTTGGTGGTGGGCCTCGGTAAAATTGGCGTTAAAATGGAAACAGAATTTCGCTACGAGGTGGAGGTCGCGCGAGCCGAAGACAAGTGAACATGGGAAGGTCCAAGTTTCCCGGTAAACCGCCGAAAACGGTCACCAGGAAGCGAATCAAGGTTCTTGGGAGACCCGAGGCTGCCCAAACCGACCCCGTAACCGTCGTCGCCGCCGAGAACATTTACTACGGACTGTCCCTGTTCAACGAAACATTCGGTGACAACGAAAAGGTAATTTCTGCTTCTGTCGAACCGATGGATTACGCGTCATACGCTGTCGTCCCCCTCCTCGCCCCCCTTCTCGGAGCCCCCTCAAACCTCCCCCGTACGGACGTGATTTTAGACGCTTCGGGATCtcgtcattctttttttttcatatccacACTCCGCCGATGCTCTCTTATCCTTCCTTTCAATTATTCGCATTTTCGTAGCTCTCTTGCCTAttgtgttttcttcttttttctacccTTCTCTCAAGGCTCGCACTTTTTCCCGATATTTAACATGATCCTCGTAATGCGCGATAATAGATGCTATTCTCCGTGTCCCCGATCCACAATGCCGATATTATAAATCAAAAATGAACGGCAGCTGAACCTCTAGAAGGGTGATAATACCTGCGACACGAGTGGCAAATTCTTGCTAAGTACGTTGAGAAATTTGTATCGTTTCTCATATGCCGATGACTCGATCAGGTTTCAATCACCGATTTGCCACTCGAATATCTTTCGTCGTCGATCCTAACCTCAATTCTATGTATTTAATCGCGCGCAAAGAATGCGCGACGTTTCTCTTTTGGTTGTGCTTTCGTTGAGCATCTCCTCGTCCGGTTCTGTGTGCATACGCAAAACTTTTCATTCACAATGTCCTCAAGTTAACTGGACACGCGACTTTAATCGCTAGGTGTAGACGAAAGGGTTGTTAAGCGAAAAGATTCCGACTGACtatacgtattttattttcaggaaCACCCACCATTTCATGGCTTTAGCAGCAAAGAAGCCAAGCTGTCTGTGTGTTATGTTAAAACGCAACAACGGGACACGGAAGTGCCTGAACGGCCTCTAAAAAAATCTCCCTCCAAGTGTAGAAAAGACATTAAAGACATTAAAAATCCTCCATTGGATGGAGAAAACGTAAGGGATGCTTCTCTGTACAAACGTGGCTCTAATCGAGGTCGAATTTCCCGAGATAGTTTGGGTAAAACAGAGTCGGACGAGGCTAGGAGAGTTTGCAGGATGAAGAATCGAAGGAGTAAAATAGCTGGTACCGAGGCTCTGAACTTGAGCAAAGCTCCAGTGCTCAAACCTGTAAACAACATCCTAGAAAGACATCAACGAACCAGGCAACTTAGGAACAGTACAGCTAAAAGATTACTGCAAAGGGCCAAGTCAAGCGGTTCGGTTAATACTCGGAACAGCACAGGTTCAACCGGAGACAAGATTGGTACTGTGCGCAAGTTTGTTTTACCTGTGCGAAGTGTGCATTCCTCGAGAGTAATAAAACCGAATAAAAGATTTATAGAAGAATTGGAAGAAACATGCATCCCGGAAAGCTGCGAGAGTCTCAATGAAAAGTACCATAAAAGAGCCAAAGTCTTACCGGACAGAACGGGGGCTGAAGAGGTTGTCGATAAAGACACGAAGAAGCCTAAGAAAACCGTACAAAATGTCACAGCCaactcaaatatttcaaatcacaCCGTTATAGCCGCTGATAACGAGTCGAAGAAACCTCAGGTTTCTACATGCAAAAACAAATCTTCCGTCAAATCTTCCCATGTCTCACCCAACACTCCTCAGGATCCCGTACCGCAATTACCTAAATCGAATAACTGTACAAGTAGCAAGCAAACTGTCATTCCCACTAAAGTTCCTCCTGATTCCAGTACCACTAATACCGAGTCTTCCAGAGTTCAGACTCGTTCTGGGACACTCAGTGCAGCAGTAAATTCTCCAAGCCCAAAAGCAGACTCTGAGCCTGCTCATAATTCGGCTGATAATATGCCTGCTTTGGAAGACGTGCCACTGTTAAGAGAAAGCGTCGATAATGTCAGCGACAAAAGTGTCTCGTCGTCAAACTCGCAAAGCTTGGACACAGAGAGCAACCTTTCGGAAAGTGGCAGTGAACACAGCGATCACAGTGAGGATGAACAATCGGAATGGTCGGGAATGAAGTTGAATGGCGGTAAAGTGATCCTGCGCAAGGCAAGGCTGAAGTTGGACAACAGAACGTCAGGAGGTGCTGAAGGACCGTTTTCCAACTCGAATGCCCACAGCAATTCAAGTGGAAGTTCTAATCCTGGTAAGAAAcgagttagaaaaaaatgtcacagaGACTCTTTTTTAAGattcaaggtaaaaaaaatttttatctcatatTTCAGGCTTGGCTGCCACTGTCAAATGTGGGGTATGCGGGGCAGTACGTTTTTACCGATTTGTTAAACAGGCCCGTAAGTTTGGCATTCATAGTTGCGAGTCATGTCGCAAATTTATTAGTAAGATGATCAAACGTCAGGCTTGCACAAAGTCTACCAGCAACACTCTTCCGGTACTTCAATGCCACAAGGGTGACGGACTGTGTCTGGTACCGCCAGTTGTCAGAAGTCAGCAATGGAATCTTATGAGATGCGTCTACAAAGCTAGGTGTCCAGCATGCTGGCTGAAGATGTGTCTAAAGTGTTACAATATACCTGCGGCTCTAAGAGCTGGATTGAACCTGTTACTTCCACCTTTGATGAGGGATCCTTTGGCTGTCTCAGTATCTGTGCCGATGTCTGTATGTCAGGAGGAAAGCGAAGGACAAATGCAAAGATTGACGGGGTGCAAATTGGGTTGGCGAGCCGAAGACAGCTTGGATAGAAGCTTGTTCAGATCGGCAACAAGTTGGAACGGACTTGATATGCTCGGACAGAAAACGAGTCATCAAAATGCCGTTCCAGGAGCGCTGGGcaaattggaaaaatgtatgatGGCAAAAACGAATCAgcatttatctatttttcattGGAAAATACTTAGAAACTTGTTCTCGGTTGTATTATTCTTGCATTTAAGTGTTGCCCGTGATGAATTTAATGTATATTGAATTCTGTATTTACAGTTGACTATCCGATATCAGTATCACCAagcaaaaagagaagaaaagataaCAGGATAAAGGTtcgaaagaaagtaaaaaacccATCGCTAGATCCATCGACAACAGATCAATTTTCTCAGCCCGTCAGACAGAGGCTGGAGTTGAAAGGACCTCGAGTTAAACACGTCTGCCGAAGTGCTAGTGTAGCGCTCGGTCAACCAATAGCGACATTTCCGTCCAGCGAGGGTAAAGAGGACAGTGTTGAATCTGGAAAGAACATTCCAAGACTACCTAAAGATGAGGAGAAAACGGAGGAAGTCAAAAAAGTCGAGGAAGTATTCAAAGAgaaggaaataataaaagcCTACCAAGACGAAACTATCAATATAGTTAACAATCAAGTTCAACAACCGTCTCAAAAAAGGGCAAAGGTACAAGGACAACAGAATCTTTCAACGATAAACCTTTCAGTCGTAAGtttaataaaagtaataatctTACTTATTATAATTAGTACTGTCAGACATTTCTAAATAATATCGTGTTAAACAGATACGCTCTCTGCCTAAGCCTGTCGTTGATGAGGTGCACACAGTTTCTATAGACTTTTGGGAACAGTACGATCCAGCTGAGGTCGGAGCCAAAGGTTTTGCACTAATCGGTTCTGAAGCCTTCCACATTCCTGCGATATGCTACCTTTGTGGCAGTGCCGGTAAAGAACCTGTAAGTGTCAACATTGTAATCTTTTGAAAGAATCCATAATCTGAGTAAATGTCCGAACTAACATTAATCACAATTCTTACAGCTGATCCATTGTCAGTGTTGCTGCGAGCCGTATCATGCTTTTTGCCTGGAGCCAAGCGAGTGGAACGCATGTGCTCAACCAAATTGGTGCTGTCCTCGCTGTACAATTTGTCAAACATGCCACCTCAGATCCGGTCCGAAATTGTCGTGCATTCGATGTCGCCAGTCCTTCCATCACTCCTGCCTATCAAAATCTGGGATTAGCGCAAGACTGTACAGTCCCGACAGACCCTATGTATGCCAAAGTTGCATAAAATGCAAAAGCTGTGGAAGCGAAGGTGTCAGTGTCCATGTTGGCAACCTACCTCTATGTTCTATGTGCTTCAAGCTCAGACAGCGTGGAAATTATTGCCCTCTGTGTCAGAGGTGTTACGACGAAAACGACTTTGACACAAAGGTAAGGGGGTGCAtgatatttgaaatgattttgtttaatgttcgtaattgaacaatttcaatcagtaattgtattatttttatctgtcGTAGATGATGGAATGCAACGAATGCTCATGCTGGGTTCATGCACGGTGCGAAGGCCTTTCGGACGAACGTTACGAAATTCTGAGCTACTTACCAGACTCCATAGAGTTTATTTGTCGCCAATGTTCACCGAACCCAAATTCTATCTGGCGAAACGCAGTCGAAGCAGAACTGAAGGCAGGTTTTATAGGTGTTATAAAATCCCTAAGTAAAAACAGAAAGGCGTGCGTTGCTCTGAAGTGGAGCCCTAGAAAGGAGTGCTTGTGCAGGCCAATATCTAGCGTCAGAAAGCTGGACTTCTCGGACGAAAAACTTGAGGTGTGTGTTATAAACGGCAAGGAAGTTATCAACAGGTTCGATGACTACGACGACTGTAACAGTGAGCGTTCTACAGATGCTGATTCAAACTTGAGCGGAAATTTGAAGTCTGATAACTCCAGTAAATCTGATTTTGAAACTGATGACCAGCCTACAGATCCACCCAAGAGAGGGTTAAGGCGATTGCGACAGAAGTTTCACTTGAAAGAATGTTCGGTTAGAGTGAAAAATTGCCTTTCAAAAGAGGGGCAGGAAATTTTGGACGGTAAAGACACGGGCGTCGATATTGACACGCCACGTGGTTCTGCAATTGAGAATAAAGAGTGCCTTTGCCTTGAGCAACAAATTATTGCTAGGCCATCACCAACCTTGATGTCTGTAAAGCGTAAAGTGAACGGTAATGAATACGGGTCATTGTTGCAGTTTCACTGTGACATGGAACACGTCATCAATCGTGCATCTAACGAGGATCTTGTTGAAGCGTATCACAAAATTCTGTGCGAGGTATTTCCTTGGTTTCATCCAAAGCATTCGAAAATCACATCGAGCACTGGGGGCTTGTCCACGCCAACGAAAGAATCGTATTCCAAAGACAGCGAGAATTTTTTGGCAAAGTTGGATGATTCAATTCTGGAAACGTGGAAGGAGGAAGTTCTGAGGGCACCAAAAGCTATCGCAGCGAAATCGGGAAATTTATACCAGAATATCAACGCGCAGGACAGCAGGTCATGTTGCTTGTGCAAAGGACTTGGTGATGGTCACTCTACAAGAGAGGGCCGTCTCCTTTACTGTGGCCAGAATGAATGGGTTCATGCGAATTGTGCGTTGTGGTCCAACGAGGTATTCGAGGAGATTGACGGATCGCTTCAAAACGTTCACAGTGCTATATCAAGAGGTCGGTTAATACGGTGTACAGAATGTGGAAAGAAAGGAGCAAGCGTTGGTTGCTGCAGTAAAAATTGCAATGGAACGTATCATTATCCATGCGCAAGAAACATAGAGCTTGCATTTAACGATGATAAGACGGTATTCTGTACTTTGCATTTGTCCAACTGCATGGACAAAACACCGCAATCTCAGGAGGACTTTGATTTAAAAAGACCAGTTTATGTTGAGTTGGatcgtaaaaagaaaaaatatgccgAACCTAATAAGGTCAAAGTCATGATCGGCTCTCTTACCATCGACTGCCTTGGCACCATTGTTCCAGAGTTTTCTGACACAATTGAGAAAATAGTGCCAAGTGATTACAAGTGTTCCAGGCTATACTGGTCCACCATTAACCctttgaaaattgtcaagtATTATATTAGGACGTTTGTTCAAATATATGTACCCGAGGCAGCTGTGGATATGGAAAATAATGTCACCATCGATCACTCCATGGAGCGAGAGATGGAAAG
Coding sequences within:
- the LOC124414966 gene encoding U11/U12 small nuclear ribonucleoprotein 25 kDa protein isoform X1; translation: MLFIFTAMSEKCMDCGSPTTHCRVDPAMSNVTTSEVDDSVEENKSAPCAVEFGHDELVKLTKEAINKIIESDPLFSGIPADATVEEIKSQSAVAQGQAITLYLNRGELPMLSVVVPPHNTTVLDLKKAIKRHTLLALKREKVTKKISWKHVWKKYNVCLGSTQLVNDNENIKNYGLTNKVELHYVKKRREKNKGVKI
- the LOC124414966 gene encoding U11/U12 small nuclear ribonucleoprotein 25 kDa protein isoform X2, translating into MFGINFHSLRWQSDIDFNPAMSNVTTSEVDDSVEENKSAPCAVEFGHDELVKLTKEAINKIIESDPLFSGIPADATVEEIKSQSAVAQGQAITLYLNRGELPMLSVVVPPHNTTVLDLKKAIKRHTLLALKREKVTKKISWKHVWKKYNVCLGSTQLVNDNENIKNYGLTNKVELHYVKKRREKNKGVKI
- the LOC124414966 gene encoding U11/U12 small nuclear ribonucleoprotein 25 kDa protein isoform X3, whose product is MSNVTTSEVDDSVEENKSAPCAVEFGHDELVKLTKEAINKIIESDPLFSGIPADATVEEIKSQSAVAQGQAITLYLNRGELPMLSVVVPPHNTTVLDLKKAIKRHTLLALKREKVTKKISWKHVWKKYNVCLGSTQLVNDNENIKNYGLTNKVELHYVKKRREKNKGVKI
- the LOC124414966 gene encoding dynein light chain Tctex-type 1 isoform X4 — encoded protein: MEDMQEETQFVVDDVSKIIKDAIEVSIGGNAYQHTKVNQWTSHVVEACLGNLTKLQKPYKYIVTCTIMQKNGAGLHTASSCFWDNATDGSCTVRWENKTMYCIVSVFGLAI
- the LOC124414965 gene encoding distal membrane-arm assembly complex protein 2, which produces MLARQVNRLRLHRCQGCCTSLIFNQVSRSMSKYDPPEEEVEKPKPALKKWRKEWDDGSYKVQSRLKVWDRTDRVKGPTMEKVVEFTDSWNSGTAGLKKLWHQKRIEVEKEDQQFIKERHEILGSNLATSHFLVHRGAKVKFLGRPEWVEKDPKGNYNLPSSFVPDFVLEAIDLNGIGLYYEGLDNMRYLNELTWLSFKGCKTIDDWCLDKMSSYYPKLKYLDISDCEQVTERGLEALYRIHSLKKLIVTNHHASPAFELTCMMLEDCSSQLKVDMKLPVKDSVSAEAQT